In Dolichospermum flos-aquae CCAP 1403/13F, the following proteins share a genomic window:
- a CDS encoding DUF192 domain-containing protein gives MVSWLSLCSILLSILLMGCSSPTTAQSPVVTPESSTQTPVNTGQNLPISAEAILPKNIKIQLEVARTQEQQQMGLMYRLALPDNRGMLFSFANPQPVQFWMKNVPVALDMVFIRKGVVQYIQASAPPCGIEPCPTYGPNVLIDQVIELRSGRAAELGLDKGDQVKIDFLTSDISQ, from the coding sequence ATGGTTTCTTGGCTTAGTTTATGTTCAATATTACTTAGTATATTACTGATGGGCTGTTCATCACCTACCACGGCTCAATCTCCAGTCGTAACACCGGAATCATCAACCCAAACACCAGTAAATACTGGACAAAATCTGCCAATTTCTGCTGAAGCTATACTTCCTAAAAATATAAAAATTCAGTTAGAAGTAGCACGAACACAAGAACAGCAACAGATGGGTTTGATGTATAGACTAGCTTTACCAGATAACCGAGGAATGCTATTTTCTTTTGCGAACCCACAACCAGTACAATTCTGGATGAAAAATGTACCTGTTGCCTTAGATATGGTATTTATACGAAAAGGTGTAGTTCAGTACATCCAGGCATCTGCTCCTCCTTGTGGCATAGAACCTTGTCCCACCTATGGTCCTAATGTACTGATAGATCAAGTAATTGAACTGAGGTCAGGACGAGCCGCAGAACTAGGTTTAGATAAAGGAGATCAGGTCAAAATTGATTTCCTAACTTCTGATATTTCTCAGTAA
- the nblR gene encoding response regulator transcription factor NblR — MIATHNPAVFVLVIEPDETLANQLAFDLQEAGYDAIVTHDAANGLKYCSDASRNQSHRQPALIVVDRMLVGESGLSLCKNLRNIGNRSPILVLMARDTVDDRIACLDAGADDYILKPYRSEDLLRLIRLYLKPDIDTAEQLRFGDLILDIETRRAFYKSKAIDLTMKEFELLKFLMEHPREVLTREQILENVWGYDFTGESNVIEVYIRYLRLKIEEEGQKRLIQTIRGVGYVLRDS, encoded by the coding sequence ATGATAGCTACCCACAATCCCGCTGTTTTTGTTTTGGTGATTGAACCAGATGAAACCTTGGCTAATCAATTAGCTTTTGATTTGCAAGAAGCTGGCTATGATGCCATTGTGACCCATGATGCAGCCAATGGATTAAAATACTGTAGTGATGCTTCCAGGAATCAAAGTCATCGCCAACCTGCTTTAATTGTTGTAGACCGAATGCTTGTCGGTGAATCAGGACTGTCTTTGTGTAAAAATCTCAGAAATATCGGCAATCGTTCTCCTATACTGGTTCTGATGGCCAGAGACACAGTAGATGATCGGATAGCTTGTTTAGACGCTGGTGCTGATGATTACATCCTCAAACCTTACCGTTCGGAAGATTTGTTAAGGCTGATTCGTCTGTATCTCAAACCTGATATTGATACCGCAGAGCAATTACGCTTTGGGGATCTGATTTTAGATATAGAAACCCGTCGGGCTTTTTACAAGAGTAAGGCCATTGACTTAACCATGAAGGAATTTGAACTCTTAAAGTTCTTAATGGAACATCCCCGTGAAGTATTAACTCGTGAACAGATTTTAGAAAATGTTTGGGGTTACGACTTTACGGGTGAGTCCAATGTCATTGAAGTATATATTCGTTACCTCCGGCTCAAAATTGAAGAAGAAGGTCAAAAACGCTTAATTCAAACTATACGCGGTGTAGGTTACGTACTCAGAGATTCGTAA